A region from the Hydra vulgaris chromosome 08, alternate assembly HydraT2T_AEP genome encodes:
- the LOC100213300 gene encoding uncharacterized protein LOC100213300 isoform X2: MFINHLSATLIVILIEAKSVMPDQSKGMLFTNPQNSKIIPKCEKKSCMEALRKFHSLTDDLIMDRYHLVLVHRLKCLLVLRLTKHDSTSNGSACSYHTTEGFIKNPDVKSLTSDFSALRLFENLLNKILGELYIVMKHEASIDSGQNFMAMMLQICNNVKSLYMQVKSIVEIFSECNCEVFENSQEPYIQSYDVLTKKYDHTKSMLIILRQFGILKKNFKEVFWERKKKYVLCDT, encoded by the exons atgtttataaaCCATCTTTCAg CAACATTAATTGTAATACTGATTGAGGCTAAATCTGTAATGCCGGACCAAAGTAAAGGTATGCTTTTTACAAATCCACAGAATTCCAAAATTATTCCAAAATGCGAAAAAAAATCGTGCATGGAAGCTTTAAGAAAATTTCATAGTTTAACAGATGATCTAATTATGGATAGGTATCACCTCGTGCTTGTTCATCGTCTAAAATGTTTACTG gtattacgGCTAACTAAACACGACTCGACCTCAAATGGTTCTGCTTGCTCTTATCATACTACGGAAGGTTTCATTAAAAATCCAGATGTTAAATCGCTAACTTCG gaTTTTTCTGCCCTTCGACTGTTTGAAAACCTATTAAATAAGATTCTTGGAGAATTATATATTGTGATGAAACATGAAGCAAGCATTGACTCTGGTCAAAACTTTATGGCTATGATGTTACAAATATGCAACAATGTGAAATCGCTCTACATGCAAGTTAAAAGTATTGTAGAG ATATTTTCTGAATGTAATTGCGAAGTATTTGAAAACTCTCAGGAACCGTATATTCAAAGCTACGACGTCTTGACAAAAAAGTACGATCACACTAAAAGTATGCTGATTATTCTTAGACAGTtcggaattttaaaaaaaaattttaaggagGTTTTTtgggaaagaaaaaaaaagtatgttttatgCGACACTTAA